One Deltaproteobacteria bacterium genomic window, AAATAGAAGTATGTATCTCTAACATATCTAAATCCTTATTAGATATCATGGATTTCATTGCGGTTATTAGAGTATAACCAGATCCGATTCTTTTCAAAACTCCTTCAAATTCTGTTTTTTTTGCTTGCCTTCCAATAATCCCAACATCTACCTTATCATTGTCTAATAAATACAAGACTTGACTTGCACTCCCTAAATCTATTAATTCAAATTTATTATTTCTGAACAAATTTATTAAATATTTTTTCATAGTTGGACAATAACCTATTTTCATATTAATCACCTTTGACTATTTTTAGTATTTTTTCACTTTCGGGTTTGTAAGTTTATAATAAACCCTTTTTCCATCTCTCTTTGATTTAACTATCTCTCGATTTTCTTATTTTGCCAACTGAATTGAAACTGTTGATTGGGTTCTTTTTTATCAAATTTCATCGTATCAGTTCTTAAAAAGCGTTCCATGGTATGCATATATAGAAGTTTTTATAAGAGTAGCCAGCCAGAAAATAAATAGAAGCAAGTATAAAGCAAAACCAATATAATCTATTAATTGAATTTTAAATAGTGATGAAATTGTGTGGCTCGCAGCTACATACGCTCCAAGAGGAAAGGTAAAAGCCCACCAAGACATTGCATAGGGAAGCTTCATTCTTTTTATGTAGTGAAGGGTCATTGCAATAGCCATTATAACCCACCATATACCAAATCCCCAGAACAGAAATCCAAACACAAAGAAAGGCTCCTGTATGGTTATGAATGGCGAGTTCTTAATGAGGTTAACCAATGCAACAGTCCCAGCTCCAATGGGTCCAAGGTTTATCCATATAGTTGGAGCAAGAACATTAGATGGGGGATAATGAAGAATAAAACGATACATTACTACAGCCAACAGAGCAAGATAGATAAAGAAGCCCGATCCCCATCCAAAATAGTTGAGGAATATAACAAACTCCTGCACCATCCCTGAGAGGTGTGGAATGATCAGACTTCCCGCAATAGGAATCACTATTAATCCAACCGGTGGTATAAACCATGCGGGGTTTATGTGATCGAGTTTAACATGTTCACCTTTAAACATTATGTATGGCGTTAATATGCCGAAGAATATTGTACATAATGTTCCTATAAACCAGAAGATTTCTCCCATCTCTATGTTTTTGCCGATTACAATGAAATCCGCTGCCAAAACAAGCATGCCTATCGCTATTGTGGCGTAGAAGTTTGAGAGTACAGGATGCTTTAAATCATTTAATGCTTCTTTTCTGAAGAGTATCCACCTAAGAATCCAGGGAATTAGTAAAACAAAAAAGAGGATAATGTTGAAGTAAAATAAGATATAGGCCAGATTTTTCAGAAGAGGAATATACTGGGAGTATAATAAGCTGGTTATAGCAAGTATTCCTGTGCCCATGACGCTTGCAAACCAGGATGGTGTGAAATTCTTAACAATTTGACATTTACATTCTGTATCTCTTAACACAATGCCACCTTCCGATATTTCAAATTTTTTGACAAAACTTTTATAATTTTTTGTATTTTCTGTATCATATTTCAATTATCCTTTATTATTTTCAATATTTTTTTAACTTTCTCATTCGTGAGTTTATAATAAATCTTTCTCCCTTCCCTTCTTGATTCAACAATCCCCAGGTATTCAAGCTTTGCCAACTGCATGGAAACTACTGGTTGCGTTCTTTTTGTAAATGGAACGATTTCGCAAACGCATTTTTCTCCGTCCAATAGTGCTTCAATTATTTCTAATCTTACCTCGTTACATAATGCCTTGAATATTCTCAATTCTTCTCTTATCTTTTCCCCCTGTAATCATATCAACAATTAATTATATAATTATATAATTATATATCAATTTACGGT contains:
- a CDS encoding winged helix-turn-helix transcriptional regulator codes for the protein MRIFKALCNEVRLEIIEALLDGEKCVCEIVPFTKRTQPVVSMQLAKLEYLGIVESRREGRKIYYKLTNEKVKKILKIIKDN
- a CDS encoding C4-dicarboxylate ABC transporter; the encoded protein is MGTGILAITSLLYSQYIPLLKNLAYILFYFNIILFFVLLIPWILRWILFRKEALNDLKHPVLSNFYATIAIGMLVLAADFIVIGKNIEMGEIFWFIGTLCTIFFGILTPYIMFKGEHVKLDHINPAWFIPPVGLIVIPIAGSLIIPHLSGMVQEFVIFLNYFGWGSGFFIYLALLAVVMYRFILHYPPSNVLAPTIWINLGPIGAGTVALVNLIKNSPFITIQEPFFVFGFLFWGFGIWWVIMAIAMTLHYIKRMKLPYAMSWWAFTFPLGAYVAASHTISSLFKIQLIDYIGFALYLLLFIFWLATLIKTSIYAYHGTLFKN